A part of Streptomyces sp. NBC_01451 genomic DNA contains:
- a CDS encoding PaaX family transcriptional regulator: MTTEESPRPRSLMLTFLGDQVLGRGVRVSSGSVIDVFTRAGVGEQATRSTLTRMVSRGLLRRQRAGRRMHFGLTGRSAAVPADGERRVWHTGAVNRHWDGTWTLLGFSLPESWQRQRHDLRSQLTWSGFGPLFNGLWIAPGEADVSAPVAELGLSAHVKVFRARADAGMEIGAMIEESWELSELAARYRAFARRWQPWESELPAVDDALSLRLVMQAEWLGVICRDPRLPFVHLPDDWPAERAEKTFRAMHERLAPLAREASERLLDLVPVREDQPERRDQA, encoded by the coding sequence GTGACCACCGAGGAGTCGCCGCGGCCCCGGTCCCTGATGCTGACGTTCCTGGGCGACCAGGTGCTCGGGCGTGGCGTCCGTGTGTCCTCGGGCAGTGTCATCGACGTGTTCACGCGGGCGGGCGTCGGCGAGCAGGCGACCCGTTCGACGCTGACCCGGATGGTGAGCCGCGGTCTGCTGCGCCGTCAGCGCGCGGGCCGCCGGATGCACTTCGGGCTGACCGGACGTTCGGCGGCCGTGCCGGCGGACGGGGAGCGGCGTGTCTGGCACACGGGCGCGGTCAACCGGCACTGGGACGGCACCTGGACCCTGCTGGGCTTCTCGCTCCCGGAGTCCTGGCAGCGCCAACGCCACGATCTGCGCTCGCAGTTGACGTGGAGCGGGTTCGGCCCGCTGTTCAACGGCCTGTGGATCGCGCCGGGCGAGGCCGATGTCTCCGCCCCGGTGGCCGAACTCGGTCTGTCTGCCCATGTGAAGGTGTTCCGGGCGCGCGCCGACGCGGGCATGGAGATCGGCGCGATGATCGAGGAGAGCTGGGAACTGTCCGAACTGGCCGCGCGCTACCGGGCGTTCGCGCGACGGTGGCAGCCCTGGGAGAGCGAGCTGCCGGCGGTGGACGACGCCCTCTCGCTGCGCCTCGTCATGCAGGCCGAGTGGCTGGGCGTCATCTGCCGAGATCCGCGCCTCCCGTTCGTGCACCTCCCGGACGACTGGCCGGCGGAACGGGCCGAGAAGACGTTCCGGGCGATGCACGAACGGCTCGCACCGCTCGCCCGGGAGGCCTCGGAACGCCTTCTCGACCTCGTGCCCGTGCGTGAGGACCAGCCGGAGCGGAGGGATCAGGCGTAG
- a CDS encoding MaoC family dehydratase, whose amino-acid sequence MSITVNGIDELKKLAGSDLGTSEWIEVTQERINTFADATGDHQWIHVDPEKAAEGPFGAPIAHGYLTLSLFIPLFTELLDVQGVTTKVNYGLNKVRFPSPVKAGLKIRLVGRLADVEDVPGGVQITVDGTIEIEGAPKPAAVLQSLSRFYA is encoded by the coding sequence ATGAGCATCACGGTCAACGGCATCGACGAACTCAAGAAGCTCGCCGGCAGCGACCTCGGCACCAGTGAGTGGATCGAGGTCACGCAGGAGCGCATCAACACCTTCGCCGACGCGACCGGCGACCACCAGTGGATCCACGTGGACCCGGAGAAGGCCGCCGAGGGCCCCTTCGGCGCCCCGATCGCCCACGGATACCTCACCCTCTCCCTCTTCATCCCGCTCTTCACCGAGCTGCTGGACGTCCAGGGCGTCACCACGAAGGTCAACTACGGCCTCAACAAGGTGCGTTTCCCCTCGCCCGTGAAGGCCGGCTTGAAGATCCGCCTGGTCGGCAGGCTGGCCGACGTCGAGGACGTGCCGGGCGGGGTGCAGATCACCGTCGACGGCACGATCGAGATCGAGGGCGCCCCGAAGCCGGCGGCGGTGCTGCAGAGCCTGTCCCGCTTCTACGCCTGA
- a CDS encoding acyl-CoA synthetase has translation MRNEGLGSWPARRARKTPQRTALIHGDTTITYARLYERTTRLAHALRARGVRRGDRIAYLGPNHPSYLETLFAAGTLGAVFVPLNTRLAGPEIAYQLADSGTKALVYGPSHAGLVAGLPGNTDVRAYVEVGAEYEEALAGASAEPVDAPVTADDTCIIMYTSGTTGRPKGAMLTHGNLTWNAVNVLVDQDVITDERALVSAPLFHTAGLNMLTLPVLLKGGLCVLVESFVPEATFDLIEQHRITFMFGVPTMFDQVARHPRWADADLSSLRMLSCGGSPVPTPLIAAFQERGLTFLQGYGMTEASPGTLFLDAEHAVSKAGSAGVPHFFSDVRVVRPDLTPAEVGEPGEIVVRGPHVMPGYWGLPEETAASFTDGWFRSGDAARIDEDGYVFVVDRIKDMIISGGENIYPAEIEDLLLGHPDIVECAVIGVADEKWGEVPRAVVVPREGAALDADEVLASLSGRLAKYKIPKSVVIADELPRTASGKLLKARVRKVFGAGS, from the coding sequence ATGCGCAACGAGGGACTGGGGTCTTGGCCCGCCCGCCGGGCCCGCAAGACCCCCCAACGCACCGCCCTGATCCACGGTGACACCACGATCACCTACGCACGGCTGTACGAGCGCACCACCCGGCTCGCGCACGCCCTGCGCGCCCGGGGTGTGCGCCGCGGTGACCGGATCGCCTATCTCGGCCCGAACCATCCCTCCTACCTGGAGACCCTGTTCGCGGCGGGCACGCTCGGCGCGGTCTTCGTGCCGCTCAACACCCGCCTCGCCGGCCCGGAGATCGCCTACCAGCTCGCCGACTCCGGCACCAAGGCCCTCGTCTACGGCCCCTCGCACGCCGGCCTCGTCGCCGGACTGCCCGGAAACACGGACGTGCGCGCGTACGTCGAGGTCGGCGCCGAGTACGAGGAGGCGCTCGCCGGTGCCTCCGCCGAACCCGTCGACGCGCCGGTCACCGCCGACGACACCTGCATCATCATGTACACCTCGGGCACGACCGGCCGCCCCAAGGGCGCCATGCTCACGCACGGCAACCTCACCTGGAACGCCGTCAACGTCCTCGTCGACCAGGACGTCATCACCGACGAACGCGCCCTGGTCTCCGCCCCGTTGTTCCACACGGCCGGGCTGAACATGCTCACCCTGCCCGTGCTGCTCAAGGGCGGACTGTGCGTCCTGGTCGAGTCCTTCGTCCCGGAGGCCACCTTCGACCTGATCGAACAGCACCGGATCACCTTCATGTTCGGGGTGCCGACCATGTTCGACCAGGTGGCCAGACACCCGCGCTGGGCCGACGCCGACCTGTCGTCGCTGCGCATGCTCTCCTGCGGCGGCTCACCCGTGCCGACCCCGCTCATCGCCGCGTTCCAGGAACGCGGGCTCACCTTCCTCCAGGGCTACGGCATGACCGAGGCATCGCCCGGCACCCTCTTCCTGGACGCCGAGCACGCGGTCAGCAAGGCCGGCTCGGCGGGCGTACCGCACTTCTTCAGCGACGTACGGGTGGTACGGCCCGACCTGACCCCGGCCGAGGTCGGCGAGCCCGGCGAGATCGTGGTCCGCGGGCCGCACGTCATGCCGGGTTACTGGGGACTGCCCGAGGAGACGGCCGCCTCCTTCACGGACGGCTGGTTCCGCAGCGGGGACGCCGCCCGGATCGACGAGGACGGGTACGTCTTCGTCGTCGACCGCATCAAGGACATGATCATCTCGGGTGGGGAGAACATCTACCCCGCCGAGATCGAGGACCTGCTCCTGGGCCACCCCGACATCGTCGAGTGCGCGGTCATCGGCGTCGCCGACGAGAAGTGGGGCGAGGTGCCGCGCGCGGTCGTCGTGCCCCGCGAGGGCGCGGCCCTGGACGCGGACGAGGTGCTGGCCTCGCTGTCCGGGCGGCTCGCCAAGTACAAGATCCCGAAGTCGGTCGTCATCGCGGACGAACTCCCGCGCACCGCCTCCGGAAAGCTCCTCAAGGCCCGGGTGCGCAAGGTCTTCGGCGCGGGCTCGTAG
- a CDS encoding amidohydrolase family protein, which yields MAHLNVEELVAIDVHTHAEISSKGTSSLADDLHDASSAYFKVEGKRKPTLEETAAYYRERKMAAVIFTVDAESATGTAPVPNEEVAEAAAANPDVLIPFASIDPFRGRAGVKQARRLVEEYGVRGFKFHPSIQGFFPNDRSVAYELYEVIEETGTIALFHTGQTGIGAGVPGGGGIRLKYSNPLHIDDVSADFPEMKIILAHPSFPWQDEALAVATHKPGVHIDLSGWSPKYFPPQLVQYANTLLKDKVLFGSDYPVLTPDRWLADFEKLPIKDEVRPKILKENAARLLGLTKP from the coding sequence ATGGCGCACCTCAACGTCGAGGAACTCGTCGCGATCGACGTCCACACCCACGCCGAGATCTCCTCCAAGGGCACCTCGTCCCTGGCCGACGACCTCCACGACGCCTCGTCGGCCTACTTCAAGGTCGAGGGCAAGCGGAAGCCGACCCTGGAGGAGACCGCCGCGTACTACCGCGAGCGGAAGATGGCCGCCGTCATCTTCACGGTGGACGCCGAGTCCGCGACCGGCACCGCGCCCGTCCCCAACGAGGAGGTCGCCGAGGCCGCTGCGGCCAACCCGGACGTGCTGATCCCCTTCGCGTCCATCGACCCCTTCCGGGGCCGGGCGGGCGTGAAGCAGGCCCGCCGGCTGGTCGAGGAGTACGGGGTCAGGGGCTTCAAGTTCCACCCCAGCATCCAGGGCTTCTTCCCCAACGACCGCTCGGTCGCGTACGAGCTGTACGAGGTGATCGAGGAGACCGGCACGATCGCCCTCTTCCACACCGGCCAGACCGGCATCGGCGCGGGAGTCCCCGGCGGCGGCGGGATCCGGCTCAAGTACTCGAACCCGCTGCACATCGACGACGTGTCCGCGGACTTCCCGGAGATGAAGATCATCCTGGCGCATCCGTCGTTCCCCTGGCAGGACGAGGCCCTCGCCGTCGCCACGCACAAACCGGGTGTGCACATCGACCTGTCCGGCTGGTCGCCGAAGTACTTCCCGCCGCAGCTGGTGCAGTACGCCAACACCCTGCTCAAGGACAAGGTCCTCTTCGGCTCGGACTACCCGGTGCTCACCCCCGACCGCTGGCTCGCCGACTTCGAGAAGCTGCCGATCAAGGACGAGGTCAGGCCGAAGATCCTCAAGGAGAACGCGGCCCGGCTGCTCGGACTCACGAAGCCCTGA
- a CDS encoding SDR family oxidoreductase yields the protein MPSIDLTGKVAVVTGSGRGLGLAYAHALAAAGASVVVNDVDENVAEQAVKSITAAGGTAVAEVVPVGTTEAAERLVNRAVEEFGRLDILVTNAGILRDKVLWKMTDDDFDAVITTHLKGTFTCARAAAVRMREQGEGGTLILVGSPAGQRGNFGQTNYAAAKAGIAAFARTWSMELGRANITVNAIVPVAATAMTETIPAFAPYVEALKNGEPFPAFLRKGEGFGTPEDCAALVPFLASEAARGITGQAIGIGGDKVALWSHPQEIRTAYADGGWTPEALADAWPTSVGAELQSVGIPAPKFPEA from the coding sequence GTGCCCAGCATCGATCTGACCGGCAAGGTCGCCGTCGTCACCGGCAGCGGCCGTGGCCTCGGCCTCGCCTACGCGCACGCTCTCGCCGCCGCCGGCGCCTCCGTGGTCGTCAACGACGTCGACGAGAACGTGGCCGAGCAGGCCGTGAAGTCCATCACCGCGGCGGGCGGCACCGCCGTGGCCGAGGTGGTCCCGGTCGGCACGACGGAGGCCGCCGAGCGGCTCGTGAACCGCGCGGTGGAGGAGTTCGGGCGGCTCGACATCCTGGTCACCAACGCGGGCATCCTGCGCGACAAGGTGCTGTGGAAGATGACCGACGACGACTTCGACGCGGTGATCACCACCCATCTCAAGGGCACCTTCACCTGCGCCCGCGCCGCCGCCGTACGCATGCGCGAGCAGGGTGAGGGCGGCACGCTGATCCTGGTCGGCTCCCCGGCCGGCCAGCGCGGCAACTTCGGGCAGACGAACTACGCCGCCGCCAAGGCAGGCATCGCCGCCTTCGCCCGCACCTGGTCGATGGAGCTGGGCCGGGCGAACATCACCGTCAACGCGATCGTGCCGGTGGCCGCGACCGCCATGACCGAGACGATCCCCGCCTTCGCCCCGTACGTCGAGGCGCTGAAGAACGGCGAGCCGTTCCCGGCCTTCCTGCGCAAGGGCGAGGGCTTCGGCACCCCCGAGGACTGCGCCGCCCTCGTCCCCTTCCTCGCCTCCGAGGCCGCCCGGGGCATCACCGGCCAGGCCATCGGCATCGGCGGCGACAAGGTGGCACTCTGGTCGCATCCGCAGGAGATCAGGACGGCGTACGCGGACGGCGGCTGGACCCCCGAGGCCCTGGCCGACGCCTGGCCCACCTCGGTCGGCGCCGAGCTCCAGTCGGTGGGCATCCCCGCCCCCAAGTTCCCGGAGGCGTAA
- a CDS encoding MarR family winged helix-turn-helix transcriptional regulator, with protein sequence MLESAHGTAPPGASTREPAIAGQQDIQNPAPIDAHEPWMRGLHADTGYLLYRLGLRSGQLFNTFLQESGLRLRHYAVLRFLATSTGALQRELSTSLGYDPSAIVGLVDDLERLGFAERRPSPDDRRSRLVALTGNGRAFLRDTDEAGQRVTGELLGPLDAAERETLHALLQRITEDGPH encoded by the coding sequence ATGCTGGAATCAGCACATGGAACCGCCCCGCCCGGGGCCTCGACGAGGGAGCCCGCCATCGCCGGCCAGCAGGACATCCAGAACCCCGCCCCGATCGACGCGCACGAGCCCTGGATGCGCGGCCTGCACGCGGACACCGGCTACCTGCTGTACCGGCTGGGCCTGCGCTCCGGACAGCTGTTCAACACCTTCCTCCAGGAGTCGGGGCTACGGCTGCGCCACTACGCGGTACTCCGCTTCCTGGCCACCTCCACGGGTGCGCTGCAGCGCGAGCTGAGCACCTCGCTCGGATACGACCCGAGCGCGATCGTCGGTCTCGTCGACGACCTGGAGAGGCTCGGCTTCGCCGAACGCCGCCCGTCCCCCGACGACCGCCGCAGCCGGCTCGTCGCCCTGACCGGGAACGGCCGCGCCTTCCTCCGCGACACCGACGAGGCGGGCCAGCGCGTGACCGGGGAACTGCTGGGCCCGCTCGACGCGGCCGAGCGGGAGACGCTGCACGCCCTTCTCCAGCGGATCACGGAGGACGGACCCCACTGA
- a CDS encoding MFS transporter: protein MRRVALSGLLGTTVEFYDFLVYGTVAALVFGDLFFPQADPAVGTIAAFGTFAAGYVARPLGGIVFGHFGDRLGRKSMMLLTMTLMGCGSFLIGLLPTYDAIGVWAPVLLVALRVVQGLAIGGEWGGATLMVVEHAERVQGSRRGLWSSSTQLGAPLGSVLSTGVVTLVSTLPDDQFRSWGWRVPFLLSFVLLGVGLFVRLRVAESPLFTEGRREVSARPPIFEVLRRPRPVLLACCVGIGAFTAQSLLTGFMISYATGNGYSRPQVLTAVTIASCVALVVLPTASALTDRVGRRPVVLAGAVLSAALAFPVLWLVDSGSPGLLILALVLGHGIAQSTMYGPLGALFSEMFGTKVRYTGASLGYQAATLVGAGFSPLIATSLLASNGGGSTPVSLLLCGGALITAVTVWRMPETHTDTLGTPGLSRDTPAPEGVRP from the coding sequence TTGCGGCGCGTCGCACTCTCCGGACTGCTCGGCACCACCGTCGAGTTCTACGACTTCCTCGTGTACGGCACGGTCGCCGCACTCGTCTTCGGCGATCTGTTCTTCCCCCAGGCCGACCCCGCGGTCGGCACCATCGCCGCCTTCGGCACCTTCGCCGCCGGCTATGTCGCCCGGCCGCTCGGCGGCATCGTCTTCGGCCACTTCGGCGACCGGCTCGGCCGCAAGTCGATGATGCTGCTGACGATGACCCTGATGGGCTGCGGCAGCTTCCTCATCGGGCTGCTGCCGACCTACGACGCGATCGGCGTCTGGGCCCCGGTCCTGCTGGTCGCCCTCCGGGTCGTCCAGGGTCTCGCCATCGGCGGCGAGTGGGGCGGCGCGACCCTGATGGTCGTCGAGCACGCCGAACGGGTCCAGGGCTCCCGGCGCGGCCTGTGGTCCAGCTCCACCCAGCTCGGCGCCCCGCTCGGCTCCGTGCTCTCCACCGGAGTGGTCACCCTCGTCTCCACGCTCCCCGACGACCAGTTCCGCTCCTGGGGCTGGCGCGTACCGTTCCTGCTCAGCTTCGTACTGCTCGGCGTCGGCCTGTTCGTCCGGCTGCGGGTCGCGGAGAGCCCGCTGTTCACCGAGGGCAGGCGGGAGGTTTCCGCCAGGCCACCGATCTTCGAGGTGCTGCGCCGCCCCAGGCCGGTGCTGCTCGCCTGCTGCGTCGGTATCGGCGCCTTCACCGCCCAGTCACTGCTGACCGGCTTCATGATCTCCTACGCCACCGGCAACGGGTACAGCCGCCCGCAGGTCCTCACCGCAGTGACCATCGCCTCCTGCGTGGCGCTCGTCGTCCTGCCCACCGCCTCCGCGCTCACCGACCGCGTCGGCCGCCGCCCCGTGGTCCTCGCCGGCGCCGTCCTCTCGGCCGCGCTCGCCTTCCCCGTGCTGTGGCTGGTCGACTCCGGCTCGCCCGGCCTGCTGATCCTCGCCCTCGTCCTCGGCCACGGCATCGCCCAGTCCACGATGTACGGGCCGCTGGGCGCCCTGTTCTCCGAGATGTTCGGCACGAAGGTGCGCTACACCGGCGCCTCGCTCGGCTACCAGGCGGCGACCCTGGTCGGCGCCGGGTTCTCACCGCTGATCGCGACCAGCCTGCTCGCCTCGAACGGCGGAGGCAGTACGCCCGTGTCGCTGCTGCTGTGCGGCGGCGCGCTGATCACCGCGGTCACCGTGTGGCGGATGCCCGAGACGCACACCGACACCCTCGGCACCCCCGGCCTCTCCCGGGACACCCCCGCCCCCGAGGGCGTCCGCCCGTGA
- a CDS encoding IclR family transcriptional regulator, with product MTTRSAPDRLLSVLSAFDHEHPALSLTDISRRAGLTLTTTHRLVGALTHWGALERDDDGVYHVGLRLWEVAALAPRGLALRQIALPYLEDLYEATHENVQLAVRDGREVVYIEWLSGRSAVGVHIRVGARWPLHATGVGLALLAHGDPVVQQQYCEGPLASFTPHTITDPAQLRRVLAEVRRTGVAVSSRQVTDDALSVAAPVHGPGGAVIAAVSVVVPQRDAQVPVLVPAVRLAARGISRALGWQPERH from the coding sequence ATGACCACCCGCTCCGCGCCCGACCGGCTGCTGTCCGTGCTCAGCGCCTTCGACCACGAGCACCCGGCGCTGTCCCTCACGGACATCAGCCGGCGGGCCGGGCTGACCCTCACCACCACGCACCGCCTCGTGGGCGCCCTCACCCACTGGGGCGCCCTGGAACGGGACGACGACGGCGTCTACCACGTGGGCCTCAGGCTCTGGGAGGTCGCGGCGCTCGCCCCGCGCGGGCTGGCGCTGCGGCAGATCGCGCTGCCGTATCTGGAGGACCTGTACGAAGCGACGCACGAGAACGTGCAGTTGGCGGTACGGGACGGCCGCGAGGTCGTCTACATCGAGTGGCTGTCGGGCCGTTCGGCGGTCGGGGTGCACATCCGGGTCGGCGCCCGCTGGCCGCTGCACGCCACGGGCGTCGGCCTCGCCCTGCTCGCGCACGGCGACCCGGTGGTCCAACAGCAGTACTGCGAGGGCCCGTTGGCATCCTTCACCCCGCACACGATCACCGATCCGGCCCAGTTGCGCCGCGTCCTGGCCGAAGTGCGGCGCACAGGCGTGGCGGTGAGCAGCCGTCAGGTCACCGACGACGCCCTGTCGGTGGCGGCCCCGGTGCACGGTCCGGGCGGCGCGGTGATCGCCGCGGTGTCGGTCGTGGTGCCCCAGCGGGACGCCCAGGTGCCGGTACTGGTGCCCGCGGTGCGGCTGGCGGCTCGGGGCATCTCACGGGCGCTGGGCTGGCAGCCGGAGCGGCACTGA
- a CDS encoding L,D-transpeptidase yields the protein MGVPHIPNPSEPSERDRQQSPSWSRRGILAALGAVPAAVLTGCGGSTDSSATTKASASPTVKAARKAVVTVTPADGTEHADFAAPVEVTVTDGTLASVTVTGDGGGLAGTLNEARTKWTSTGNPYSGTKYTVSAQVTGAATQTATFTTASPSATFVGYFTPEADSTSGVGMPVSINFTEAVTDRAAVQKAITVTAEPAVDVVGHWFSDTRLDFRPETYWAAGTKITLGLRLKDVEGADGVYGTQSKDVTFHIGREQISTVDLKAKTMTVRRDGTTTATYPVSGGDAEHTTWSGIMVISERFKQTRMESSTVGLGDEYDISDVPHAQRMTTSGTFVHGNYWASTSVFGSSNTSHGCVGLHDTKGANDTSVPGYKFYDSSMLGDVVIVRNSGEVTVDPANGLNGWNLDWAAWKAGSAV from the coding sequence GTGGGTGTTCCGCACATACCGAACCCGTCCGAGCCGAGCGAGCGGGACCGGCAGCAGTCGCCGTCGTGGTCCCGGCGCGGGATCCTCGCCGCGCTCGGGGCCGTACCGGCCGCCGTACTGACCGGTTGCGGCGGCTCCACGGACTCCTCGGCGACGACGAAGGCGAGCGCGAGCCCGACCGTGAAGGCGGCCAGGAAGGCCGTCGTCACCGTCACCCCCGCCGACGGTACCGAGCACGCCGACTTCGCCGCCCCCGTCGAGGTCACCGTCACCGACGGCACCCTCGCCTCCGTCACGGTCACCGGCGACGGCGGCGGACTGGCCGGGACCCTCAACGAGGCCCGTACGAAGTGGACGTCGACCGGGAATCCGTACTCCGGGACCAAGTACACGGTGTCGGCGCAGGTCACCGGGGCCGCCACGCAGACCGCGACCTTCACCACCGCCTCGCCGTCCGCGACCTTCGTCGGGTACTTCACCCCGGAGGCCGACTCCACCTCGGGTGTCGGCATGCCGGTGTCGATTAACTTCACGGAGGCGGTCACCGACCGGGCAGCGGTCCAGAAGGCGATCACCGTGACCGCCGAGCCGGCCGTCGATGTGGTCGGCCACTGGTTCAGCGACACCCGGCTCGACTTCCGGCCGGAGACCTACTGGGCCGCCGGCACGAAGATCACGCTCGGGCTGCGGCTCAAGGACGTCGAGGGCGCGGACGGGGTCTACGGCACCCAGTCCAAGGACGTCACCTTCCACATCGGCCGCGAGCAGATCAGTACGGTCGACCTGAAGGCGAAGACCATGACCGTACGGCGGGACGGCACGACCACGGCCACCTATCCCGTCTCCGGCGGCGACGCCGAGCACACCACCTGGTCCGGGATCATGGTGATCAGCGAGCGGTTCAAGCAGACGCGGATGGAGTCCTCGACGGTCGGGCTCGGCGACGAGTACGACATCTCCGACGTCCCGCACGCTCAGCGCATGACCACCTCCGGCACCTTCGTGCACGGCAACTACTGGGCCTCGACCTCGGTGTTCGGGAGCAGCAACACCAGTCACGGCTGCGTCGGCCTGCACGACACGAAGGGCGCGAACGACACCTCCGTGCCGGGCTACAAGTTCTACGACAGTTCGATGCTCGGGGATGTGGTGATCGTCAGGAACTCGGGCGAGGTGACGGTGGACCCGGCCAACGGGCTCAACGGCTGGAACCTGGACTGGGCGGCCTGGAAGGCGGGCAGCGCCGTCTGA
- a CDS encoding glycoside hydrolase family 16 protein: MRDTSGTSPTSGPSVGRGPLRRVLVAVGAVLSLAAAAVTVAQADAPTPPTGWTQVFLDDFNGTAGTGVSTTNWQYATGTSYPGGPANWGTGEIETMTNSTNNVSLDGSGNLRITPVRDSAGNWTSGRIETNRTDFQPPAGGKLAVQARLQVPNVTGASALGYWPAFWMLGAPYRGNYQNWPSVGELDIMENTQGLNTIWGTMHCGTSPGGPCNETTGIGGTTSCAGTTCQAGFHTYRMEWDRSVSPEAIRFYVDGTNYHTVTANQVDATTWANATNHGFFIILNVAMGGAFPAAFGGGPDANTVSGRPMVVDYVQVLQSTTGGSTTTPPPTGTRDAYSAIQAESYNSQSGTSTETTTDTGGGQNIGSLANGDWALYQGVNFGSTAATQFVARVASGANSGVSGLVEVRLDSRTSTPVGSFSIANTGGWQSWRTVPANISSVTGTHDVYLTFTSGQAQDFVNVNWFNFGH; the protein is encoded by the coding sequence ATGAGGGACACTTCAGGCACTTCACCCACTTCAGGCCCATCGGTCGGACGCGGCCCCCTCCGTCGCGTGCTCGTCGCCGTCGGCGCCGTCCTCAGCCTCGCGGCAGCCGCCGTGACCGTGGCCCAGGCGGACGCGCCGACGCCGCCGACCGGCTGGACGCAGGTCTTCCTCGACGACTTCAACGGCACCGCAGGAACCGGCGTCTCCACCACCAACTGGCAGTACGCGACCGGGACCTCGTATCCCGGCGGCCCCGCCAACTGGGGCACGGGCGAGATCGAGACGATGACGAACAGCACGAACAACGTCTCGCTCGACGGCAGCGGCAACCTCCGGATCACCCCGGTGCGGGACTCCGCCGGCAACTGGACCTCGGGCCGCATCGAGACCAACCGCACCGACTTCCAGCCCCCGGCGGGCGGCAAACTGGCCGTCCAAGCGCGCCTCCAGGTGCCGAACGTCACCGGCGCGTCCGCCCTCGGCTACTGGCCCGCGTTCTGGATGCTCGGGGCGCCCTACCGGGGCAACTACCAGAACTGGCCGAGCGTCGGCGAGCTGGACATCATGGAGAACACCCAGGGTCTCAACACCATCTGGGGCACCATGCACTGCGGCACCAGCCCGGGCGGCCCCTGCAACGAGACGACCGGCATCGGCGGCACCACCAGCTGCGCCGGCACCACCTGTCAGGCCGGCTTCCACACCTACCGCATGGAGTGGGACCGTTCGGTGAGCCCGGAGGCGATCCGCTTCTACGTCGACGGCACCAACTACCACACGGTGACCGCGAACCAGGTCGACGCGACGACCTGGGCCAACGCCACGAACCACGGCTTCTTCATCATCCTGAACGTGGCGATGGGCGGCGCCTTCCCGGCGGCGTTCGGCGGCGGCCCGGACGCGAACACGGTCTCCGGACGCCCGATGGTCGTCGACTACGTGCAGGTCCTCCAGTCGACCACCGGCGGCAGCACGACCACACCCCCGCCGACCGGGACCCGGGACGCGTACAGCGCCATCCAGGCCGAGTCCTACAACAGCCAGTCGGGCACCAGCACGGAGACCACCACCGACACCGGCGGCGGGCAGAACATCGGCTCGCTCGCCAACGGCGACTGGGCGCTCTACCAGGGCGTCAACTTCGGTTCCACGGCGGCCACCCAGTTCGTCGCCAGGGTCGCGAGCGGCGCGAACTCGGGCGTGAGCGGACTGGTCGAGGTACGCCTCGACAGCCGTACGAGCACACCGGTCGGGAGCTTCTCGATCGCCAACACGGGAGGCTGGCAGAGCTGGCGGACCGTTCCGGCGAACATCAGTTCCGTCACCGGCACGCATGACGTCTATCTGACCTTCACCAGCGGCCAGGCGCAGGACTTCGTGAACGTGAACTGGTTCAACTTCGGCCACTGA